The Trichocoleus desertorum ATA4-8-CV12 genome contains a region encoding:
- the gcvH gene encoding glycine cleavage system protein GcvH encodes MAFEYPNDLKYLDSHEYVRLDGDIATIGISAFAVDQLGDIVFLELPEIGDKLVKGETFGTVESVKAVEDLNAPVTGTVIERNTAMVDAPEQVAEDPYGEGWLLKLRVDDSDELDEALSAEEYRQQVEGE; translated from the coding sequence ATGGCCTTTGAATATCCCAATGATCTAAAGTACCTAGACAGCCATGAGTACGTGCGCTTAGATGGCGATATCGCTACGATTGGTATTAGTGCCTTTGCCGTCGATCAACTGGGTGACATTGTATTTCTAGAGCTACCTGAGATTGGTGACAAGCTAGTCAAAGGAGAGACCTTTGGTACGGTTGAGTCAGTCAAGGCTGTTGAAGATCTCAATGCTCCAGTGACAGGGACTGTAATTGAGCGCAATACAGCAATGGTGGATGCGCCGGAACAAGTAGCAGAAGATCCTTATGGAGAAGGGTGGCTGCTCAAGCTCCGTGTTGACGACTCTGATGAATTAGACGAAGCCCTTTCGGCGGAAGAATATCGCCAACAGGTCGAAGGCGAATAA
- a CDS encoding alpha/beta hydrolase — protein sequence MKSKTLKRLVLGDFSAKRFVRSALLIYIVLCFYAFFLTDRQIFQPQPATYQDTEAILKLRTADGALISATYLPNSQARYTILYSHGNAEDLGDIEAALTTIHEAGFAVFAYDYRGYGTSQGQPSEQHAYQDADAAYTYLSQTLKVPANRIIALGRSVGGGVAVDLAARKPVAGLIVESSFVTAFRVVAHIPIVPFDKLANITKIRQIHCPVLVMHGTADEIIPFQHGEQLFQAANSPKQGIWVENANHDDLIDVAGPSYAKHLQAFAQLVQTSEAVSK from the coding sequence ATGAAGTCAAAAACACTCAAACGGCTGGTCTTGGGTGATTTTTCAGCCAAGCGGTTCGTACGCTCTGCCCTGTTGATCTATATAGTTCTGTGCTTTTACGCTTTCTTCTTGACTGACCGACAGATCTTTCAGCCGCAACCCGCTACTTATCAAGACACAGAGGCCATACTCAAACTCAGAACAGCAGATGGTGCCCTCATTTCAGCAACTTACCTACCCAATTCTCAGGCACGCTATACCATTCTCTACAGTCATGGTAACGCTGAAGATTTGGGGGACATTGAAGCGGCACTCACCACAATTCATGAGGCTGGTTTTGCCGTGTTTGCTTACGATTACCGAGGCTATGGCACTAGCCAAGGTCAGCCTTCTGAGCAGCATGCCTACCAAGACGCTGATGCCGCCTATACCTATCTCAGCCAAACTCTCAAAGTTCCAGCCAACCGCATTATTGCTTTAGGGCGATCGGTGGGGGGTGGCGTTGCCGTTGACTTAGCGGCTCGTAAACCTGTCGCTGGCTTAATTGTGGAAAGCTCTTTTGTCACAGCCTTCCGCGTGGTCGCCCATATTCCTATTGTCCCGTTTGACAAACTGGCTAACATCACCAAGATAAGGCAGATACACTGCCCAGTCCTGGTTATGCATGGAACTGCTGATGAAATTATTCCGTTTCAGCATGGGGAGCAGCTTTTTCAGGCGGCTAACTCGCCCAAGCAAGGCATTTGGGTCGAGAATGCTAACCATGACGACTTAATAGATGTAGCGGGTCCTAGCTATGCTAAGCACTTGCAGGCATTTGCTCAGCTGGTTCAAACTTCAGAGGCAGTATCCAAATAG
- the gcvP gene encoding aminomethyl-transferring glycine dehydrogenase codes for MSEPSTYEQGATGLSHSKSDPLAAIEPVTSSKATVNGSDLPRTNGGAHGVQPTQTQRGLTLTDEFADRHLGPSGAEVDQMLSELGFSSLEALIDKAVPPGIRLQQPLQLEEGRSEYELLQELKAIACQNQVFRSFIGMGYYACITPPVIQRNILENPGWYTQYTPYQPEIAQGRLEALLNFQTMVIDLTGMEIANASLLDEGTAAAEAMGMSYGLAKGDEKTFWVSDACHPQTIEVVKTRARALGIEVLVGDHQTFAFDQPIFGALLQYPATDGAIYDYQDFIQRAHQAKALVTVAADLLSLTLLKPPGEFGADIVVGSTQRFGVPLGYGGPHAAYFATKDTYKRQIPGRLVGVSKDAQGQPALRLALQTREQHIRRDKATSNICTAQVLLAVIASMYAVYHGPTGLQRIAQRIHRLTVTLAEGLSRLGYKLGSAPYFDTLRVDVGEKRATDIVERGIAHQMNLRLIDAHTIGISLDETTSADDLLALFKVFAGNHTPPFIPEELATEVDAEFSDRFARTSAYLTHPVFSQHHSETELLRYLYRLQSKDLSLTTAMIPLGSCTMKLNATAEMIPVTWPEFGQIHPFAPLDQTQGYQTLFQQLEQWLAEITGFAGISLQPNAGSQGEYAGLLVIRQYHEQRGDFHRHVCLIPQSAHGTNPASAVMAGMKVVPVACDRDGNIDVADLKAKAEQHQENLAALMVTYPSTHGVFEEPIREICAIVHANGGQVYLDGANMNAQVGLCRPGDYGADVCHLNLHKTFCIPHGGGGPGMGPIGVMPHLVPFLPGHAIVPIGSEQGIGAIASAPWGSPSILPISWMYIALMGGTGLTKATQVAILNANYIAKRLETYYPVLYKAKNGLVAHECILDLRQFKKTADIEVDDIAKRLIDYGFHPPTVSWPVPGTIMVEPTESESKPELDRFCDAMIAIRAEIAEIEAGQVDRQNNLLKNAPHTAAALMATEWDKPYVRERGAYPTPWTRENKFWPAVARIDNAYGDRNLVCSCLPMDAYTS; via the coding sequence ATGTCCGAGCCTTCTACCTACGAGCAAGGTGCAACTGGATTGAGCCATTCTAAATCTGACCCCCTAGCAGCGATCGAACCCGTGACTTCTTCTAAAGCAACCGTGAATGGATCTGATTTGCCAAGAACCAACGGTGGTGCTCATGGTGTTCAGCCAACCCAAACCCAAAGGGGGCTTACCCTAACAGACGAATTTGCAGACCGCCATCTTGGCCCTAGTGGGGCGGAAGTGGATCAAATGCTTTCCGAGTTAGGTTTTTCTAGCTTAGAAGCTCTCATTGACAAAGCTGTGCCCCCAGGAATTCGGCTCCAGCAACCGCTACAACTGGAGGAGGGGCGTAGTGAATATGAATTGCTGCAAGAGCTAAAAGCGATCGCCTGCCAAAACCAGGTGTTTCGGTCTTTTATTGGCATGGGCTACTACGCCTGCATCACGCCACCTGTGATTCAGCGCAACATTTTGGAAAATCCTGGTTGGTATACTCAGTACACTCCTTACCAACCTGAAATTGCTCAAGGTCGCTTGGAAGCTCTGCTCAACTTCCAGACGATGGTGATTGACTTGACAGGCATGGAAATTGCTAATGCTTCACTGCTGGATGAAGGCACCGCAGCGGCAGAAGCGATGGGCATGAGCTACGGGCTAGCGAAGGGGGATGAAAAAACTTTTTGGGTATCAGATGCCTGCCATCCTCAAACTATTGAAGTCGTAAAGACACGGGCACGGGCACTAGGGATTGAAGTCTTGGTAGGCGACCATCAAACCTTTGCCTTCGATCAGCCGATCTTTGGGGCACTTCTGCAATACCCCGCCACCGATGGAGCCATCTACGATTACCAAGACTTTATTCAGCGCGCCCACCAAGCCAAAGCGCTAGTGACAGTCGCAGCGGATCTCTTGAGCTTGACCCTACTCAAGCCCCCAGGAGAGTTTGGAGCAGATATTGTGGTAGGTAGCACCCAACGCTTTGGTGTGCCTCTGGGTTATGGCGGACCCCACGCCGCTTACTTCGCTACCAAAGACACTTATAAGCGGCAAATTCCTGGACGTTTGGTAGGTGTTTCTAAAGATGCTCAAGGTCAGCCTGCTTTACGCTTAGCGCTACAAACCCGAGAGCAGCATATCCGTCGTGACAAAGCGACCAGCAATATCTGTACGGCCCAAGTTCTCCTGGCAGTCATTGCTAGTATGTACGCTGTTTATCACGGCCCAACGGGCTTACAGCGCATTGCTCAGCGTATTCATCGCTTAACCGTTACTCTGGCAGAAGGATTGAGTCGGTTAGGGTACAAACTTGGTTCAGCGCCTTACTTTGATACCTTGCGGGTGGATGTAGGCGAAAAGCGAGCCACGGATATTGTGGAGCGAGGCATTGCGCATCAAATGAATTTGCGTCTGATTGATGCCCACACCATCGGCATCTCCTTAGACGAAACCACCTCTGCTGATGATTTGCTGGCGCTGTTCAAAGTTTTTGCTGGAAACCACACTCCTCCCTTCATCCCCGAAGAATTGGCAACAGAAGTAGATGCTGAGTTCAGCGATCGCTTTGCGCGTACCAGTGCTTACCTCACCCACCCAGTTTTCAGCCAACACCACTCGGAAACGGAGCTACTGCGCTACCTCTATCGCTTGCAGTCCAAGGATTTGTCGCTGACCACAGCCATGATTCCCCTCGGCTCCTGCACGATGAAGCTGAATGCCACGGCAGAAATGATTCCTGTCACTTGGCCTGAGTTTGGGCAGATTCATCCTTTTGCCCCCCTCGACCAAACCCAGGGTTATCAAACTCTTTTTCAACAGTTAGAGCAGTGGTTGGCCGAAATTACAGGCTTTGCAGGGATTTCGCTGCAACCTAATGCGGGTTCTCAAGGGGAATATGCAGGGTTGCTGGTGATTCGCCAGTACCACGAGCAGCGAGGCGATTTCCACCGCCATGTTTGCTTAATTCCACAGTCGGCGCATGGCACCAATCCCGCCAGTGCCGTGATGGCAGGGATGAAAGTGGTTCCGGTGGCTTGCGATCGCGATGGCAACATCGACGTAGCTGACCTCAAAGCTAAGGCAGAGCAGCACCAAGAAAACTTAGCCGCGCTCATGGTCACTTATCCCTCGACCCACGGTGTATTTGAAGAACCCATCCGAGAAATTTGTGCGATCGTCCATGCCAACGGCGGGCAGGTTTATCTGGATGGAGCCAACATGAACGCTCAAGTGGGGCTTTGCCGTCCCGGTGACTATGGAGCCGATGTTTGTCACCTGAACCTGCACAAAACCTTCTGTATCCCCCACGGCGGCGGCGGGCCTGGAATGGGGCCGATTGGTGTTATGCCCCATCTGGTGCCTTTCCTGCCAGGTCATGCGATCGTTCCCATTGGCAGCGAGCAAGGCATTGGAGCGATCGCCTCAGCACCTTGGGGTAGCCCCAGCATCCTACCGATTTCTTGGATGTACATTGCCTTGATGGGCGGCACTGGCCTGACTAAAGCGACCCAAGTTGCCATTCTCAATGCCAACTACATTGCTAAGCGGCTAGAAACCTACTACCCAGTTCTGTACAAAGCTAAGAATGGCTTAGTCGCCCACGAGTGCATTTTGGATTTGCGTCAGTTCAAGAAAACGGCTGACATCGAAGTCGATGACATTGCCAAGCGCTTGATCGACTATGGTTTCCACCCTCCCACTGTTTCTTGGCCTGTTCCCGGCACGATCATGGTGGAGCCAACCGAGAGTGAGTCGAAGCCAGAACTCGATCGCTTCTGTGATGCCATGATTGCGATCCGAGCCGAAATTGCTGAAATCGAAGCGGGTCAGGTTGATCGGCAAAACAACCTGCTGAAAAATGCCCCCCATACAGCAGCGGCTTTAATGGCGACAGAATGGGACAAACCTTATGTTCGTGAACGAGGAGCTTACCCCACCCCTTGGACTCGCGAAAACAAGTTTTGGCCCGCAGTCGCCCGGATTGATAATGCCTACGGCGATCGCAACTTGGTTTGCTCTTGCTTACCGATGGATGCCTATACGAGTTAG